One segment of Candidatus Babeliales bacterium DNA contains the following:
- a CDS encoding DUF1622 domain-containing protein yields MELTMFDLFLSYTRQSISMIGVLVIIFGACRSLYQLFLLIFWQKFDTNYIRLQFGDSVILGLEFMVGADIVGSLIDPDYYNLGLLAILVLIRTILSYFLNLELAAVKLSR; encoded by the coding sequence ATGGAATTAACTATGTTTGATTTGTTTTTATCGTATACCAGGCAAAGTATTTCGATGATCGGGGTATTGGTAATTATTTTTGGCGCATGCCGATCGCTCTATCAATTATTTTTGCTTATTTTTTGGCAAAAATTCGATACTAATTATATTCGGCTACAATTTGGAGATAGTGTAATTTTAGGTTTAGAATTTATGGTAGGCGCTGATATTGTCGGTTCTCTCATTGATCCTGATTATTATAACTTAGGACTTTTAGCTATTTTAGTATTAATCAGAACTATTTTAAGCTATTTTTTAAATTTAGAATTGGCCGCAGTAAAATTATCACGTTAA